GGCAACGAGGTCTGGCTGGTGGTGTTCGGCGGGGCGATGTTCGCGGCGTTCCCGGCGGTCTACGCCAACCTGTTCAGCCGCAACTACCTCCTGCTGTTCGCGTTACTGTTCGCGCTGGGGCTCCGGGGACTCGCCCCCGAGTTCTACGAGCAGCGCGAGGACCGCGGGTGGCGACGGGCGTGGGGCTGGGCGTTCGTCGTCGGCAGCGTCGCCGCGCCGTTCACGCTCGGGATGTTCGCCGCGAACTGGCTTCTCGGCTCGACACGGCTGGTGACGATCCCCGGTGTCGTGGTCGGCCTCGCCGTCGTCGCCCTCACCATCGTCGAGGGCAGCGGCTTCCTCGTGCTCAAGACCCGAGGTGAGCTTCGAACGGAGATGCGCCGGTACGGAACGCGTGCCGCCGTCGCGTATCTGGCGCTGGTCGTGGTCACGCTGGGCTGGCTCCTCGTGATGACGCCACGCCTCCGCGATGCCCTGCTCGCCCCGCTCCCGCTCGCGCTGGTGGTGCTCACGGTCCTCCTCGTCGTGGGCGTGATCGCCGCCCATCGACGGGAGGCCGACGTGGCGGCGTTCTGTGCGTCCGGCGGGCTGGCGTTCGGCCTGGTCGCGCTCGTCGCGACCCTCCTCTATCCAACGATCGACCCGGCGGCCGACCTGACCGTCGGGGCGGCGGTCGTCCCGCTCCTCTCGCTCAACCTGATGACGATCATGGCGGGCGTCCTGCTCCCCATCATCCTCGGCTACTTCGTGGTGCTGTACTCGGTCTTCAGCGGCCCGATAGAGCCGGAGGAGACCTACTAGCCGACGACGAACGGTTCACCCGCCGAACGAAACGAGGGCCCACGACGGTTTCGCCCCGCTCGGTGAAACCCAAAGGACCGGCGCTAGTGAACGGCGATGTCGGAGACCACGTTGAGCAGGTAGACGCCCGTGACGATGAGGCCGATACCGACGACACCGGCGAGGTCGAGCCGCTGTCCGAGAAACGCGGTGCCGATGGCCGCGATGAGTACGATCGCACCCGCCGACCACGTCGCGTAGACGAGTCCGATGGGTAGCTGACCGAGAATCAGACTCAGGAGGTAGAACGACGCGAGATAGCCGACGACGACGACGGCGGTCGGGACCGGGTTCGTGAACCCCGCCGAGTACTGGAGCGCGGTCGTCGCGATGACCTCGATGACGATCGCCAGGCCGAGGAGGGGATAGGGGTTCATCGTTCGATCCGCCGAGGGCGATCGTATACTTCGTTCGATATTTCCTCCGGGTCGTCGCGGTCGCACGCGACGATGCTCGTCAGCGGAGGAACCCGAGGAGCTCGTAGTCGTGGTCGGGAGTGTACCGGCGGAACAGCAGGCTGTTCGAGAGCACCGAGACCGACGAGAACGCCATCGCGGCCGCGGCCAGCGCGGGCTGGAGCAGGCCCAGCGAGGCCAGCGGGATCATCGCGGTGTTGTAACCGAGCGCCCAGAAGAGGTTCTGTCGGATCTTCCGGAGCGTGCCGTCGCTGATGCGGATCGCCTTCACCACGTCGAGCGGGTCGTCGCGCAACAGGGTGATGTCGGCGGCCTCGATGGCGACGTCGGTCCCGGAGCCGATCGCGGTCCCGACGACGGCGGTCGCGAGCGCCGGCGCGTCGTTGACCCCGTCGCCGACCATCATCGCCGTCCGCCCGTCCCGCTGGATGTCGTCGATGGCGGCCGATTTGTCCTCGGGGAGGACCCCCGCGCGGACGTTCGCGGGGTCGATGCCGACCGCCTCGGCGACCGCCGCGGCCGTCCGCTCGTTGTCGCCGGTGATCATGTGGACCGAAACATCCCGGTCGTGGAGCGCCGCGACGGCCTCCTCGGCGCTCCCCTTGACCGTATCGGCGGTGGCGACGAGCCCGAGCAACGCGTCCCCCCGTGCGACCAGCATCGCGGTCTTGCCCTCGCCTTCGAGCCGGTCGAGCTCCTCGGCGGCGACCGAGGGATCGATACCGTTGTGGCGTACGAACGTGCGGTTGCCGACGAGTACCGCCTCTCCGCCGACCGTCGCGCGCACGCCTTGCCCCGGCACGTTCTCGAAGTCTTCGGGGTCGGTGAGATGGATACCGCGCTCTTCGGCCCCGTCGACTATCGCCCGCGCGAGCGGGTGTTCGCTCCCGGACTCGGCGCTCGCGGCGGCGTGGAGCACCGTCGCCTCGTCGGTTCGGTTCGTCGTGGCTTCCGTGCCGCCGCTGACCGTTCGCGTACCGCCG
This Halococcus hamelinensis 100A6 DNA region includes the following protein-coding sequences:
- a CDS encoding cytochrome d ubiquinol oxidase subunit II, whose translation is MIESVLSLDSAPLFGLPLEAVWFVVLFFFLAMFLFLDGFDFGIGALFATRNDDEDRNQLLAAVGPFWDGNEVWLVVFGGAMFAAFPAVYANLFSRNYLLLFALLFALGLRGLAPEFYEQREDRGWRRAWGWAFVVGSVAAPFTLGMFAANWLLGSTRLVTIPGVVVGLAVVALTIVEGSGFLVLKTRGELRTEMRRYGTRAAVAYLALVVVTLGWLLVMTPRLRDALLAPLPLALVVLTVLLVVGVIAAHRREADVAAFCASGGLAFGLVALVATLLYPTIDPAADLTVGAAVVPLLSLNLMTIMAGVLLPIILGYFVVLYSVFSGPIEPEETY
- a CDS encoding SMR family transporter; translation: MNPYPLLGLAIVIEVIATTALQYSAGFTNPVPTAVVVVGYLASFYLLSLILGQLPIGLVYATWSAGAIVLIAAIGTAFLGQRLDLAGVVGIGLIVTGVYLLNVVSDIAVH